A genomic segment from Paramixta manurensis encodes:
- the mgtA gene encoding magnesium-translocating P-type ATPase, protein MTQIIDVAQQVRPEEQPKTARWAIAAEAQVSIESTLSRLNSNPNGLTVQQAAARLAQFGPNQVAQEQAPHALLQLLLAFNNPFIFVLSGLAIISFFTDYWLPCQRGEETDLTGVTIMLVMIAFSGLLRFWQEFRTNKAADALKSMVRTQVSVQRRTRDNNKSHIADVPQHQLVPGDIVLLSAGDTIPADLKLISSRDLLVNQSTLTGEALPVEKCAGNQSADAAVTLSENQLLAQPGICFMGSYVVSGNACAVVVATGNQTWFGSLARHLVGKRAPTAFDRGVNNVSWLLIRFMAFMVPLVLLINGFTKGDWLDATLFALAVAVGLTPEMLPMIVSTNLAKGAMMLAKRKVVVKRLSAIQNFGAMDVLCTDKTGTLTEDHIALAQHLDLNGDPSHYVLQLAWLNSFHQSGLKNLMDRAVLEFARNRYDVPRDYRKVDELAFDFERRRLSVSVCDRFGQHLLVCKGALEEMLDITRYVSHHGHPLEMDDRQRDALIARVADLNQQGYRVLLIGTRELGAKGWHQRLSAEDERDLTLCGMLTFLDPVKASAAGAIAALQESGVQVKVLTGDNPLITAKICRDLALDIGVPLLGDEIEQLSDEQLADRVALHTLFARLTPSQKERIVRLLQQKGHTVGFLGDGINDAAALRQADVGISVDSATDIAKASADIILLEKSLQVLEQGVRVGRQTFGNIIKYLNITASSNFGNVFSILVASAFIPFLPMLAIQLLLQNLIYDLSQMALPWDKMDREYMQKPQKWDAKNIGRFMLWMGPTSSLFDITTFAVMWHIFAANNVEHQALFQSGWFIEGLLSQTLVVHMLRTQKVPFIQSRATWPIMLTTFAVVIIGLGLPLSPFAGWFGLVSLPALYFPWLLAILFSYGLLSHSIKTFYIRKFGQWF, encoded by the coding sequence ATGACGCAAATTATTGACGTCGCACAGCAAGTGCGCCCAGAAGAACAACCGAAAACCGCCCGCTGGGCGATTGCCGCCGAAGCGCAAGTCAGCATTGAAAGCACACTGAGCCGCCTGAACAGCAATCCAAACGGCCTAACGGTGCAGCAGGCCGCAGCGCGGCTGGCACAATTTGGCCCCAATCAGGTGGCGCAAGAGCAAGCGCCTCACGCGCTGTTACAACTCCTGCTGGCGTTTAATAACCCGTTTATTTTTGTCCTGAGCGGGCTCGCCATAATCAGTTTCTTCACCGATTACTGGCTACCGTGTCAGCGCGGTGAAGAAACCGATTTAACCGGTGTCACCATCATGTTGGTCATGATCGCTTTCAGTGGGCTGCTGCGTTTTTGGCAGGAGTTTCGCACCAACAAAGCAGCCGATGCGCTGAAATCTATGGTGCGCACGCAAGTCAGCGTACAACGCCGTACGCGCGATAATAATAAATCCCACATTGCCGACGTGCCTCAGCATCAGTTGGTGCCCGGCGATATTGTGCTGCTCTCTGCTGGCGATACCATTCCTGCCGATCTAAAACTGATTTCGTCACGCGACCTGCTGGTCAATCAATCCACGTTAACCGGTGAAGCGTTGCCGGTAGAAAAATGCGCCGGCAACCAGAGCGCGGACGCAGCAGTGACATTGAGTGAAAACCAATTGTTAGCCCAGCCCGGCATCTGCTTTATGGGATCATACGTGGTCAGCGGTAACGCTTGTGCGGTGGTCGTCGCGACCGGGAATCAAACTTGGTTCGGTTCACTGGCGCGGCACTTGGTGGGGAAACGCGCACCCACCGCTTTCGATCGCGGTGTCAATAACGTTAGCTGGTTATTAATCCGTTTTATGGCGTTTATGGTGCCACTGGTGTTATTGATTAACGGTTTTACCAAAGGCGACTGGCTGGATGCCACCCTGTTTGCGCTAGCGGTCGCGGTTGGCCTGACACCGGAGATGTTGCCGATGATTGTCAGTACCAATCTGGCAAAAGGCGCGATGATGCTGGCAAAACGTAAAGTGGTCGTCAAACGCCTCAGCGCCATACAAAACTTTGGCGCTATGGATGTGCTGTGTACCGATAAGACCGGCACGCTGACCGAGGATCATATCGCGTTAGCCCAGCATCTTGATCTGAATGGCGATCCCAGCCATTACGTCTTGCAACTGGCCTGGCTGAATAGCTTTCATCAAAGCGGTTTGAAAAACCTGATGGATCGGGCGGTGCTGGAGTTTGCCCGCAATCGTTATGATGTTCCACGCGATTATCGTAAGGTCGATGAATTAGCCTTTGATTTTGAGCGCCGTCGGTTATCGGTCAGCGTTTGCGATCGCTTCGGTCAGCATTTACTGGTGTGTAAGGGCGCGCTGGAAGAGATGCTGGATATTACCCGCTATGTCTCGCATCACGGCCACCCGCTTGAGATGGATGATCGGCAGCGTGATGCCCTCATCGCCAGAGTGGCTGATCTTAACCAACAAGGGTATCGCGTGCTGCTAATTGGCACGCGGGAACTCGGCGCTAAGGGCTGGCATCAGCGTCTCAGCGCAGAAGATGAGCGTGACCTGACGCTGTGCGGTATGCTGACCTTTCTCGATCCGGTGAAAGCCAGCGCCGCCGGGGCGATAGCAGCGTTACAGGAGAGTGGCGTACAGGTGAAAGTGTTGACCGGTGACAATCCGCTGATTACCGCCAAAATTTGTCGCGACCTGGCGCTCGACATTGGCGTACCGCTATTGGGCGACGAGATTGAGCAGTTGAGTGATGAACAGTTGGCCGATCGTGTTGCGTTACATACGCTGTTTGCCCGGCTGACGCCGTCACAAAAAGAGCGCATTGTCAGGCTGTTACAGCAAAAAGGCCATACGGTAGGTTTCCTGGGAGACGGCATTAATGATGCGGCAGCGCTGCGCCAGGCGGACGTCGGAATATCCGTCGATAGCGCCACGGATATTGCCAAAGCCTCCGCCGATATTATCCTGCTGGAAAAGAGCCTGCAGGTACTGGAACAAGGTGTTCGAGTTGGGCGGCAAACGTTCGGTAACATCATTAAATACCTCAACATTACCGCCAGCTCTAACTTTGGCAACGTGTTCTCTATTTTGGTCGCCAGCGCGTTTATTCCTTTTTTACCGATGTTGGCGATTCAGTTACTGCTGCAAAACCTGATCTATGACTTGTCGCAAATGGCGCTGCCGTGGGACAAAATGGATCGCGAATATATGCAAAAACCACAGAAGTGGGATGCCAAAAATATTGGTCGTTTTATGTTGTGGATGGGCCCGACGTCCTCGCTGTTTGATATTACGACGTTTGCCGTCATGTGGCATATTTTTGCCGCCAACAATGTCGAGCACCAAGCATTATTCCAGTCTGGCTGGTTTATTGAAGGATTGCTTTCGCAAACATTAGTCGTGCATATGCTGCGCACGCAAAAGGTGCCGTTTATTCAGTCCCGCGCCACCTGGCCGATTATGCTCACGACATTCGCGGTGGTTATTATCGGGCTTGGGCTGCCGTTATCGCCTTTTGCCGGTTGGTTTGGCCTGGTTTCGTTACCGGCGCTCTACTTCCCGTGGCTGTTGGCAATATTATTCAGCTATGGGTTACTCAGCCACAGCATAAAGACATTTTATATCCGTAAGTTTGGCCAATGGTTTTAA
- the cas6f gene encoding type I-F CRISPR-associated endoribonuclease Cas6/Csy4, whose translation MESYLDIRVLPDPEFTESMLVAALFAKLHRALGLRDKGDIGVSFPEYGGTPGGVIRLHGLQTALEELNATRWQAGLTDYCTPSAICTVPPAIKGWRTVSRVQVKSNAQRLVRRSVRKGWITEEEAQMRLRTALDHRCKLPFIQLKSLSTHQPFRLFIQHGELQELQRDGKFSSYGLSREATIPWF comes from the coding sequence ATGGAAAGTTATCTGGATATTCGCGTATTACCCGACCCCGAATTTACCGAGTCGATGCTGGTCGCCGCTTTGTTCGCGAAACTTCATCGTGCGTTAGGTCTGCGTGATAAAGGTGATATTGGCGTGAGCTTCCCGGAGTATGGCGGTACGCCGGGCGGGGTGATCCGTTTACACGGACTTCAAACTGCGCTTGAAGAGTTGAACGCCACACGCTGGCAGGCGGGATTAACGGATTATTGTACTCCTTCGGCAATATGCACCGTACCACCGGCGATTAAAGGCTGGCGTACCGTGTCTCGGGTACAGGTGAAAAGTAACGCGCAGCGCTTGGTGCGCCGCTCGGTACGTAAAGGGTGGATCACGGAAGAAGAGGCACAGATGCGTTTGCGAACTGCCTTGGATCACCGCTGCAAACTGCCATTTATCCAACTAAAGAGTTTGTCGACCCATCAACCGTTTCGTTTGTTTATTCAGCATGGCGAACTACAGGAGTTACAGCGTGACGGGAAATTCAGTAGTTATGGGTTAAGCCGCGAAGCGACCATTCCCTGGTTTTAA
- a CDS encoding glutamate/aspartate ABC transporter substrate-binding protein yields MVVGVGLVAVSAAGAEELAGTLKKINDSNVVVVGYRESNVPFSYQDDGKNVMGYSQEYSNKIVEAIKKKLNKPNLEVSFLPITSPNRIPLLNNKVYDFECGSTTNNKERQQQVDFSDSIFVAGTRLMAKKGSGINDFPDLQGKAVVTSSGSTSEILLNQLNSNKNMKMRIISAKEGGTSSFQTLESGRAAAFMMDDALLAGDRAKARHPDQWVIVGTAQSHEAYGCMMRKNDPQFAALVNDTVAGAQTSGEAAGWYKKWFMQPIPPKGLNMNFEMSTEMKDLFAHPNNHAL; encoded by the coding sequence ATGGTGGTGGGTGTCGGTTTGGTCGCTGTTTCCGCAGCCGGGGCGGAAGAGTTGGCTGGCACTCTGAAGAAAATTAACGACAGCAATGTCGTGGTGGTTGGGTATCGTGAGTCGAACGTGCCTTTCTCCTATCAGGATGATGGTAAAAATGTAATGGGGTATTCACAGGAGTATTCCAACAAAATCGTTGAGGCGATTAAAAAGAAACTGAACAAACCTAACCTCGAAGTCTCTTTCTTGCCGATTACTTCGCCCAACCGCATTCCGCTACTTAATAATAAGGTGTATGACTTCGAGTGCGGTTCCACCACCAATAATAAAGAGCGCCAGCAACAGGTTGATTTTTCTGATTCAATCTTTGTAGCCGGTACGCGTTTGATGGCTAAAAAAGGCAGTGGTATCAACGACTTTCCTGATTTACAGGGCAAGGCGGTGGTGACCAGTAGCGGCTCTACGTCCGAAATTTTGTTAAACCAGCTAAACAGCAATAAAAACATGAAGATGCGCATCATCAGCGCCAAAGAGGGCGGCACCTCATCTTTCCAGACTCTGGAAAGCGGGCGGGCGGCGGCGTTTATGATGGATGATGCTTTACTGGCGGGCGATCGCGCTAAAGCACGGCATCCTGATCAGTGGGTCATCGTGGGCACCGCGCAATCGCATGAGGCTTACGGCTGTATGATGCGTAAAAATGATCCTCAGTTTGCTGCGCTGGTGAATGATACGGTTGCCGGAGCGCAAACCTCAGGCGAAGCGGCGGGCTGGTATAAAAAATGGTTTATGCAACCCATCCCGCCAAAAGGGTTGAATATGAACTTTGAGATGTCGACCGAAATGAAAGATCTGTTCGCACATCCCAATAATCACGCGCTATAA
- the acnB gene encoding bifunctional aconitate hydratase 2/2-methylisocitrate dehydratase — protein sequence MLEEYRKHVAERAAQGIVPKPLDASQMAALVELLKNPPAGEEEFLSDLLINRVPPGVDEAAYVKAGFLAAIAKGETTSPLVTPEKAVELLGTMQGGYNIHPLIDALDDAKLAPIAAKALSHTLLMFDSFYDVEEKAKAGNSHAQQVLKAWADADWYLSRPELAEKITVTVFKVTGETNTDDLSPAPDAWSRPDIPLHALAMLKNARDGIEPDEAGNVGPIKQIEALKQKGFPLAYVGDVVGTGSSRKSATNSVLWFMGDDIPNVPNKKAGGVVLGGKIAPIFFNTMEDAGALPIEVDVNNLNMGDVIDIYPYKGEVRHHQTGEVLANFELKTDVLLDEVRAGGRIPLIIGRGLTTKARESLGLPVSDVFRQAKDVAQSTRGFSLAQKMVGRACGTEGIRPGQYCEPKMTSVGSQDTTGPMTRDELKDLACLGFSADLVMQSFCHTAAYPKPVDVTTHHTLPDFIMNRGGVSLRPGDGIIHSWLNRMLLPDTVGTGGDSHTRFPIGISFPAGSGLVAFAAATGVMPLDMPESVLVRFKGKMQPGITLRDLVHAIPLYAIKQGLLTVEKKGKKNIFSGRILEIEGLPELKVEQAFELSDASAERSAAGCTIKLDQAPIVEYLNSNIVLLKWMIAEGYGDRRTLERRIQGMEKWLADPQLLEADADAEYAAVIEIDLAEIKEPILCAPNDPDDARLLSDVQGEKIDEVFIGSCMTNIGHFRAAGKLLDSHKGALPTRLWVAPPTKMDAAQLTEEGYYSVFGKSGARVEIPGCSLCMGNQARVADGSTVVSTSTRNFPNRLGNGANVYLASAELAAIASLLGKLPTPDEYQQFMAQVDKTALDTYRYLNFDQLGQYTEKADGVIFQTAV from the coding sequence GTGCTAGAAGAATACCGTAAGCACGTTGCCGAGCGTGCAGCCCAGGGGATTGTTCCTAAACCATTAGATGCTTCCCAAATGGCCGCGCTGGTTGAACTGCTGAAGAACCCGCCAGCGGGTGAAGAAGAATTCCTGTCTGATTTGTTAATCAATCGAGTCCCGCCAGGCGTTGATGAAGCGGCCTATGTAAAAGCCGGTTTCCTGGCCGCTATCGCGAAAGGCGAAACGACCTCTCCTCTGGTTACCCCTGAAAAAGCTGTGGAACTGTTGGGCACCATGCAGGGCGGCTACAATATTCATCCCCTGATTGATGCGCTGGATGATGCCAAACTGGCGCCGATTGCCGCCAAAGCGTTGTCCCATACGCTGCTAATGTTCGATAGCTTCTATGATGTAGAAGAGAAAGCGAAAGCGGGTAATTCCCATGCGCAACAGGTATTAAAAGCTTGGGCCGATGCTGACTGGTATCTGTCACGTCCGGAACTGGCGGAAAAAATTACCGTTACCGTATTCAAAGTCACTGGTGAAACTAACACCGATGATCTGTCACCGGCGCCGGATGCCTGGTCACGCCCGGATATTCCGCTGCATGCGCTGGCGATGCTGAAAAATGCCCGTGATGGTATTGAGCCGGACGAAGCCGGTAATGTTGGGCCAATCAAGCAGATTGAAGCCCTGAAACAGAAAGGTTTCCCGCTGGCCTATGTGGGCGATGTGGTGGGAACCGGTTCTTCGCGTAAATCCGCGACTAACTCCGTGCTGTGGTTTATGGGCGACGATATTCCCAACGTGCCGAACAAAAAAGCGGGTGGTGTGGTGCTCGGCGGTAAAATTGCCCCGATCTTCTTCAACACCATGGAGGATGCCGGTGCGCTGCCGATCGAAGTGGATGTGAACAACCTCAATATGGGTGATGTGATCGATATTTACCCCTATAAAGGTGAAGTGCGTCATCACCAGACTGGCGAAGTGCTGGCTAACTTCGAGCTGAAAACCGACGTCTTGCTTGATGAAGTCCGCGCTGGTGGCCGTATTCCGCTGATCATTGGTCGTGGTTTGACCACCAAAGCGCGTGAATCGCTGGGTCTGCCGGTAAGCGATGTTTTCCGTCAGGCGAAAGATGTGGCGCAGAGCACGCGCGGTTTCTCGCTGGCGCAAAAAATGGTGGGCCGCGCCTGTGGTACCGAGGGTATCCGTCCCGGTCAATATTGCGAACCTAAAATGACCTCGGTCGGTTCGCAGGATACCACCGGGCCGATGACGCGTGATGAACTGAAAGATTTGGCCTGCCTCGGCTTCTCAGCCGACTTGGTGATGCAATCCTTCTGCCATACTGCCGCTTACCCGAAACCGGTTGATGTCACGACGCACCACACGTTGCCTGACTTTATTATGAACCGTGGTGGTGTCTCGCTGCGTCCGGGCGATGGGATTATCCATAGCTGGCTGAACCGTATGCTACTGCCCGATACTGTCGGTACCGGCGGGGATTCACATACCCGTTTCCCAATTGGTATCTCATTCCCGGCAGGCTCTGGTTTGGTGGCGTTTGCCGCCGCAACCGGCGTGATGCCGCTGGATATGCCAGAATCGGTGCTGGTTCGTTTTAAAGGCAAAATGCAGCCGGGTATCACCCTACGCGATCTGGTGCACGCGATTCCGTTGTATGCCATCAAACAAGGGTTACTGACGGTTGAGAAAAAAGGGAAGAAGAATATCTTCTCTGGTCGCATTCTGGAGATCGAAGGTCTGCCGGAACTGAAAGTGGAGCAAGCGTTTGAATTATCCGACGCTTCTGCCGAGCGTTCAGCGGCGGGTTGTACCATTAAACTGGATCAGGCGCCGATTGTTGAGTATCTGAACTCAAACATCGTGTTGCTGAAGTGGATGATCGCCGAAGGCTATGGTGATCGTCGTACGCTGGAACGTCGTATTCAGGGGATGGAGAAATGGCTGGCCGATCCGCAACTACTCGAAGCGGATGCCGACGCAGAATACGCGGCGGTGATTGAGATCGATCTGGCGGAAATCAAAGAGCCGATCCTGTGTGCGCCGAACGATCCGGACGATGCGCGTCTGCTTTCCGATGTGCAGGGTGAAAAGATCGATGAAGTCTTTATCGGTTCCTGTATGACTAACATCGGTCACTTCCGCGCGGCAGGCAAACTGCTGGACAGCCATAAAGGTGCTTTGCCGACCCGCTTGTGGGTGGCGCCGCCGACCAAAATGGATGCGGCACAGTTAACCGAAGAGGGCTATTACAGTGTCTTTGGTAAGAGCGGTGCGCGGGTTGAAATTCCGGGCTGTTCGCTGTGTATGGGCAACCAGGCGCGCGTTGCCGACGGGTCAACCGTGGTGTCAACCTCAACGCGTAACTTCCCGAACCGCTTAGGTAACGGCGCCAATGTCTACCTGGCCTCGGCGGAACTGGCGGCGATTGCGTCTCTGTTAGGTAAACTGCCGACGCCGGATGAGTATCAGCAGTTTATGGCGCAGGTGGATAAAACCGCGCTGGATACCTATCGCTACCTCAATTTTGACCAGTTGGGTCAATATACCGAGAAAGCGGATGGCGTGATCTTCCAGACCGCCGTTTAA
- the ahr gene encoding NADPH-dependent aldehyde reductase Ahr, whose amino-acid sequence MMKIKSYAAMKPGQALEPYEYDAGALDHEDVEVEVDYCGICHSDLSMIDNEWGVSRYPLIAGHEVIGRVSALGDAAKNKGLRLGQRVGIGWTAKSCQHCDACINGDQINCRQGATPTIVNHGGFANKLRANWQWVIPLPESLDIASAGPLLCGGITVFKPLLMHHISAASRVGVIGIGGLGHIAIKILRAIGAEVTAFSSSAAKKQSILDMGADRVVNSRDPEALKELAGQFDLVLSTVAVDLDWQPWFEALAPGGKFHTVGVVMKPFPVNSSTLIKGDRAITGSATGSPGQMRSLLKLASRADIAPTVEFFPMSNINEALDHVRAGKANYRVVLKADF is encoded by the coding sequence ATAATGAAAATTAAAAGCTACGCAGCAATGAAACCCGGCCAGGCTTTAGAGCCATATGAATATGATGCGGGTGCGCTGGACCATGAAGATGTAGAAGTTGAAGTGGATTACTGCGGTATTTGTCACTCCGACTTGTCGATGATCGACAATGAATGGGGTGTTTCGCGCTATCCGCTCATTGCTGGGCATGAGGTGATTGGGCGCGTTTCCGCCCTTGGCGACGCGGCGAAGAACAAAGGGTTACGCCTTGGGCAGCGGGTGGGCATTGGCTGGACGGCAAAGAGTTGCCAGCACTGTGATGCCTGCATTAATGGCGATCAAATCAATTGCCGCCAGGGCGCTACGCCGACCATTGTGAATCATGGCGGTTTTGCTAATAAACTACGCGCGAACTGGCAATGGGTCATCCCGCTCCCGGAAAGTCTGGATATCGCCTCGGCGGGGCCGCTGCTGTGTGGTGGGATCACTGTATTTAAGCCGTTGCTAATGCACCATATTTCGGCCGCCAGCCGTGTTGGCGTGATCGGTATTGGCGGTTTGGGCCATATCGCGATTAAGATCCTGCGCGCAATTGGCGCTGAAGTGACGGCCTTCAGTTCTTCTGCGGCGAAAAAGCAATCTATTCTCGATATGGGCGCCGATCGAGTGGTGAATAGCCGCGATCCGGAAGCCTTGAAGGAGCTCGCCGGGCAGTTTGATCTGGTTCTGAGCACCGTTGCGGTGGATCTCGACTGGCAACCCTGGTTTGAGGCGCTGGCACCGGGTGGAAAATTCCATACGGTGGGTGTCGTCATGAAGCCCTTCCCGGTAAATTCTTCGACGTTGATTAAAGGCGACCGCGCGATCACCGGCTCGGCAACCGGTTCTCCGGGTCAGATGCGTTCACTATTAAAACTGGCATCGCGCGCCGATATTGCGCCGACGGTGGAGTTTTTCCCGATGTCGAACATCAATGAGGCGTTGGATCATGTGCGTGCCGGGAAGGCGAATTATCGCGTCGTATTGAAGGCGGATTTTTGA